One window from the genome of Candidatus Krumholzibacteriia bacterium encodes:
- the murI gene encoding glutamate racemase, giving the protein MGDRVGIFDSGVGGLSVWREIVRQHPGVDTLYVADQAHIPYGARSAAEILGFSRGITRYLLARGCTAIVVACNSASAAALQHLRHEFSPGTFVGMEPAVKPAALASKHKVVGVLGTPTTLAGELFQRTIARHAAELRLLCEPCPGLVESIEAGTLEGPELERSLRTFLRAPLEAGADVLVLACTHYPLVRSVIEKVAGPEVQVIDPAPAVARQLGRWLERREPGTTTAPQHEFRTTGDVDAFARVARTILGQVVHVAALRWEQEALHEVGTPVGRKV; this is encoded by the coding sequence GTGGGGGACAGGGTAGGGATCTTCGATTCGGGCGTCGGCGGTCTGTCGGTATGGCGCGAGATCGTGCGCCAGCACCCCGGCGTCGACACGCTCTACGTCGCCGACCAGGCTCACATCCCCTACGGGGCGCGCTCCGCCGCCGAGATCCTCGGCTTCTCTCGCGGCATCACCCGCTATCTCCTGGCGCGCGGTTGCACCGCGATTGTCGTCGCCTGCAACTCCGCCTCGGCGGCGGCTCTCCAACACCTGCGCCACGAGTTCTCCCCTGGCACCTTCGTGGGGATGGAGCCGGCGGTGAAGCCGGCAGCCCTCGCCTCGAAGCACAAGGTCGTGGGCGTCCTGGGGACGCCGACCACGCTGGCGGGAGAGCTCTTCCAGCGCACGATCGCCCGCCATGCCGCGGAGCTCCGCTTGCTGTGCGAGCCCTGTCCAGGTCTGGTGGAGAGCATCGAGGCGGGAACCCTGGAAGGACCGGAACTGGAAAGATCGTTGCGCACTTTCCTGCGCGCCCCGCTGGAAGCGGGAGCGGACGTGCTGGTGCTCGCCTGCACTCATTATCCCTTGGTCCGCTCGGTGATCGAGAAGGTCGCCGGGCCGGAGGTGCAGGTCATCGACCCGGCTCCGGCAGTGGCGCGCCAGCTGGGTCGATGGCTCGAGCGCCGAGAGCCTGGGACAACGACCGCTCCCCAGCACGAGTTTCGCACTACCGGGGACGTGGACGCCTTCGCACGCGTGGCGCGAACCATTCTGGGGCAGGTCGTACACGTGGCAGCACTGCGCTGGGAACAGGAAGCGTTGCACGAGGTCGGCACCCCGGTGGGCCGGAAAGTGTGA
- a CDS encoding Hsp20/alpha crystallin family protein — MVVRWMLPVTGRQCEPQEGVRRATLTPAADVLDDGDSYHVMVELPGVPKENVSLTLEEDFLLVSAPRPSRPEGMQVLHDGRQSEWVFERRFALGDGVDRDHVQARLEHGLLHITLPRRAEEKRRRIEVEPAGNAV, encoded by the coding sequence ATGGTCGTGCGCTGGATGCTCCCGGTGACGGGAAGGCAATGCGAGCCGCAGGAGGGTGTGCGTCGGGCGACCCTCACACCAGCGGCGGACGTCCTGGATGACGGCGACAGTTACCACGTGATGGTGGAGCTGCCAGGAGTCCCGAAGGAGAACGTCTCGCTGACGCTGGAGGAGGATTTCCTCCTCGTCAGCGCCCCGCGCCCCAGCCGTCCCGAGGGCATGCAGGTGCTGCACGATGGCCGGCAGAGCGAGTGGGTCTTCGAGCGCCGCTTCGCACTCGGTGATGGCGTGGATCGCGACCACGTGCAGGCCCGTCTCGAACACGGCCTCCTGCACATCACCCTGCCCCGGCGCGCCGAGGAAAAGCGCCGCCGCATCGAGGTGGAGCCGGCGGGGAACGCTGTCTGA